A stretch of Episyrphus balteatus chromosome 2, idEpiBalt1.1, whole genome shotgun sequence DNA encodes these proteins:
- the LOC129908849 gene encoding neurotrimin isoform X1: protein MTNLPFSCCYRTRTSLVRGLTWYSLSDISIGWRLLMGLLIFNCVGECDVAAFEPDFVFPLENVTVAQGRDATFTCVVNNLGGYRVSGDGAQARVAWIKADAKAILAIHEHVITNNDRLTVTHNDFNTWTLVIRNVKMEDSGQYMCQVNTDPMKMQTARLEVVIPPDIVNEETSGDMMVPEGGSAKLVCRARGHPKPKITWRREDGRDIIARNGAHQKTKALAVEGEMLTLSKVTRSEMGAYMCIASNGVPPSVSKRMKLQVHFHPLVQVPNQLVGAPVLTDVTLICNVEASPKAINYWQRENGEMIIAGERYHLTEKENSMYAMEMVLHIRRLQTSDFGGYKCISKNSIGDTEGTIRLYEMERPKGKSQRDDEANEVAKNDAILNENRREDGSRNQNGRLYKERGDPGLYNSCTKTKQFSLKTIITSSLAVLLLQSSSWLSIKQCRYL from the exons ATGACGAATTTGCCCTTCAGCTGCTGCTACCGAACGCGAACGTCCTTGGTAAGAGGATTAACTTGGTATTCATTATCTGACATAAGCATAGGATGGAGGCTACTGATGGGGTTGCTCATATTCAACTGTGTTGGTGAATGCGATG TAGCAGCATTTGAACCAGATTTTGTGTTTCCATTGGAAAACGTGACTGTAGCACAAGGTCGTGATGCCACATTCACATGCGTCGTCAATAACCTAGGTGGTTATAGGGTGAGTGGGGATGGAGCTCAAGCAAGG GTGGCTTGGATAAAGGCAGACGCCAAAGCGATTCTCGCTATTCACGAGCATGTTATAACGAACAATGATCGATTAACTGTCACACATAATGACTTCAATACATGGACACTGGTAATACGAAATGTCAAAATGGAGGACTCTGGCCAGTATATGTGTCAAGTGAACACAGATCCGATGAAAATGCAA ACAGCTCGACTAGAAGTTGTGATTCCACCCGATATTGTAAATGAAGAAACCTCCGGCGATATGATGGTGCCGGAGGGTGGCTCTGCCAAGTTGGTGTGTCGTGCTCGAGGACATCCCAAGCCAAAAATAACGTGGCGTCGCGAAGATGGCAGAGACATCATTGCACGCAACGGAGCCCATCAAAAGACTAAGG CTTTGGCAGTTGAAGGTGAAATGCTGACGCTGTCAAAAGTCACGCGATCGGAAATGGGCGCATACATGTGCATAGCATCGAATGGAGTACCTCCGTCAGTGAGTAAACGCATGAAGCTACAGGTCCACT TTCATCCTTTGGTGCAAGTACCAAACCAGTTGGTGGGTGCTCCCGTTTTAACAGATGTCACACTAATTTGCAATGTCGAGGCATCCCCAAAGGCGATAAATTATTGGCAACGGGAAAACG GTGAGATGATAATTGCCGGTGAGAGATATCACCTAACGGAAAAGGAGAACTCAATGTACGCCATGGAAATGGTACTGCACATAAGGCGTTTGCAGACCAGTGATTTTGGCGGCTACAAGTGTATCTCGAAAAATAGCATCGGCGATACGGAGGGTACCATTCGACTTTATG AAATGGAAAGACCTAAAGGAAAATCGCAAAGGGATGATGAAGCTAATGAAGTTGCG AAAAACGATGCAATTCTCAATGAAAATCGTCGCGAAGATGGTTCCCGTAATCAAAATGGTCGACTATATAAAGAACGTGGTGATCCTGGCCTTTATAATAGTTGTACGAAAACTAAACAATTTTcactaaaaacaataataacatCATCATTAGCTGTTTTATTATTACAATCATCATCATGGCTAAGCATAAAACAATGTCGCTATTTATAG
- the LOC129908849 gene encoding neurotrimin isoform X2 — protein sequence MTNLPFSCCYRTRTSLVRGLTWYSLSDISIGWRLLMGLLIFNCVGECDVAAFEPDFVFPLENVTVAQGRDATFTCVVNNLGGYRVAWIKADAKAILAIHEHVITNNDRLTVTHNDFNTWTLVIRNVKMEDSGQYMCQVNTDPMKMQTARLEVVIPPDIVNEETSGDMMVPEGGSAKLVCRARGHPKPKITWRREDGRDIIARNGAHQKTKALAVEGEMLTLSKVTRSEMGAYMCIASNGVPPSVSKRMKLQVHFHPLVQVPNQLVGAPVLTDVTLICNVEASPKAINYWQRENGEMIIAGERYHLTEKENSMYAMEMVLHIRRLQTSDFGGYKCISKNSIGDTEGTIRLYEMERPKGKSQRDDEANEVAKKNDAILNENRREDGSRNQNGRLYKERGDPGLYNSCTKTKQFSLKTIITSSLAVLLLQSSSWLSIKQCRYL from the exons ATGACGAATTTGCCCTTCAGCTGCTGCTACCGAACGCGAACGTCCTTGGTAAGAGGATTAACTTGGTATTCATTATCTGACATAAGCATAGGATGGAGGCTACTGATGGGGTTGCTCATATTCAACTGTGTTGGTGAATGCGATG TAGCAGCATTTGAACCAGATTTTGTGTTTCCATTGGAAAACGTGACTGTAGCACAAGGTCGTGATGCCACATTCACATGCGTCGTCAATAACCTAGGTGGTTATAGG GTGGCTTGGATAAAGGCAGACGCCAAAGCGATTCTCGCTATTCACGAGCATGTTATAACGAACAATGATCGATTAACTGTCACACATAATGACTTCAATACATGGACACTGGTAATACGAAATGTCAAAATGGAGGACTCTGGCCAGTATATGTGTCAAGTGAACACAGATCCGATGAAAATGCAA ACAGCTCGACTAGAAGTTGTGATTCCACCCGATATTGTAAATGAAGAAACCTCCGGCGATATGATGGTGCCGGAGGGTGGCTCTGCCAAGTTGGTGTGTCGTGCTCGAGGACATCCCAAGCCAAAAATAACGTGGCGTCGCGAAGATGGCAGAGACATCATTGCACGCAACGGAGCCCATCAAAAGACTAAGG CTTTGGCAGTTGAAGGTGAAATGCTGACGCTGTCAAAAGTCACGCGATCGGAAATGGGCGCATACATGTGCATAGCATCGAATGGAGTACCTCCGTCAGTGAGTAAACGCATGAAGCTACAGGTCCACT TTCATCCTTTGGTGCAAGTACCAAACCAGTTGGTGGGTGCTCCCGTTTTAACAGATGTCACACTAATTTGCAATGTCGAGGCATCCCCAAAGGCGATAAATTATTGGCAACGGGAAAACG GTGAGATGATAATTGCCGGTGAGAGATATCACCTAACGGAAAAGGAGAACTCAATGTACGCCATGGAAATGGTACTGCACATAAGGCGTTTGCAGACCAGTGATTTTGGCGGCTACAAGTGTATCTCGAAAAATAGCATCGGCGATACGGAGGGTACCATTCGACTTTATG AAATGGAAAGACCTAAAGGAAAATCGCAAAGGGATGATGAAGCTAATGAAGTTGCG AAGAAAAACGATGCAATTCTCAATGAAAATCGTCGCGAAGATGGTTCCCGTAATCAAAATGGTCGACTATATAAAGAACGTGGTGATCCTGGCCTTTATAATAGTTGTACGAAAACTAAACAATTTTcactaaaaacaataataacatCATCATTAGCTGTTTTATTATTACAATCATCATCATGGCTAAGCATAAAACAATGTCGCTATTTATAG
- the LOC129912556 gene encoding ataxin-8-like: protein QQQQQQQQQQQQQQQQQQQQQQQQQQQQQQQQQQQQQQQQQQQQQQQQQQQQQQQQQQQQQQQQQQQQQQQQQQQQQQQQQQQQQQQQQQQQQQQQQQQQQQQQQQQQQQQQQQQQQQQS, encoded by the coding sequence caacaacaacaacaacaacaacaacaacaacaacaacaacaacaacaacaacaacaacaacaacaacaacaacaacaacaacaacaacaacaacaacaacaacaacaacaacaacaacaacaacaacaacaacaacaacaacaacaacaacaacaacaacaacaacaacaacaacaacaacaacaacaacaacaacaacaacaacaacaacaacaacaacaacaacaacaacaacaacaacaacaacaacaacaacaacaacaacaacaacaacaacaacaacaacagcaacaacaacaacaacaacaacaacaacaacaacaacaacaacaacaacaacaacaacaacaacaacaaagttaG
- the LOC129908849 gene encoding neurotrimin isoform X3, translating into MTNLPFSCCYRTRTSLVRGLTWYSLSDISIGWRLLMGLLIFNCVGECDVAAFEPDFVFPLENVTVAQGRDATFTCVVNNLGGYRVAWIKADAKAILAIHEHVITNNDRLTVTHNDFNTWTLVIRNVKMEDSGQYMCQVNTDPMKMQTARLEVVIPPDIVNEETSGDMMVPEGGSAKLVCRARGHPKPKITWRREDGRDIIARNGAHQKTKALAVEGEMLTLSKVTRSEMGAYMCIASNGVPPSVSKRMKLQVHFHPLVQVPNQLVGAPVLTDVTLICNVEASPKAINYWQRENGEMIIAGERYHLTEKENSMYAMEMVLHIRRLQTSDFGGYKCISKNSIGDTEGTIRLYEMERPKGKSQRDDEANEVAKNDAILNENRREDGSRNQNGRLYKERGDPGLYNSCTKTKQFSLKTIITSSLAVLLLQSSSWLSIKQCRYL; encoded by the exons ATGACGAATTTGCCCTTCAGCTGCTGCTACCGAACGCGAACGTCCTTGGTAAGAGGATTAACTTGGTATTCATTATCTGACATAAGCATAGGATGGAGGCTACTGATGGGGTTGCTCATATTCAACTGTGTTGGTGAATGCGATG TAGCAGCATTTGAACCAGATTTTGTGTTTCCATTGGAAAACGTGACTGTAGCACAAGGTCGTGATGCCACATTCACATGCGTCGTCAATAACCTAGGTGGTTATAGG GTGGCTTGGATAAAGGCAGACGCCAAAGCGATTCTCGCTATTCACGAGCATGTTATAACGAACAATGATCGATTAACTGTCACACATAATGACTTCAATACATGGACACTGGTAATACGAAATGTCAAAATGGAGGACTCTGGCCAGTATATGTGTCAAGTGAACACAGATCCGATGAAAATGCAA ACAGCTCGACTAGAAGTTGTGATTCCACCCGATATTGTAAATGAAGAAACCTCCGGCGATATGATGGTGCCGGAGGGTGGCTCTGCCAAGTTGGTGTGTCGTGCTCGAGGACATCCCAAGCCAAAAATAACGTGGCGTCGCGAAGATGGCAGAGACATCATTGCACGCAACGGAGCCCATCAAAAGACTAAGG CTTTGGCAGTTGAAGGTGAAATGCTGACGCTGTCAAAAGTCACGCGATCGGAAATGGGCGCATACATGTGCATAGCATCGAATGGAGTACCTCCGTCAGTGAGTAAACGCATGAAGCTACAGGTCCACT TTCATCCTTTGGTGCAAGTACCAAACCAGTTGGTGGGTGCTCCCGTTTTAACAGATGTCACACTAATTTGCAATGTCGAGGCATCCCCAAAGGCGATAAATTATTGGCAACGGGAAAACG GTGAGATGATAATTGCCGGTGAGAGATATCACCTAACGGAAAAGGAGAACTCAATGTACGCCATGGAAATGGTACTGCACATAAGGCGTTTGCAGACCAGTGATTTTGGCGGCTACAAGTGTATCTCGAAAAATAGCATCGGCGATACGGAGGGTACCATTCGACTTTATG AAATGGAAAGACCTAAAGGAAAATCGCAAAGGGATGATGAAGCTAATGAAGTTGCG AAAAACGATGCAATTCTCAATGAAAATCGTCGCGAAGATGGTTCCCGTAATCAAAATGGTCGACTATATAAAGAACGTGGTGATCCTGGCCTTTATAATAGTTGTACGAAAACTAAACAATTTTcactaaaaacaataataacatCATCATTAGCTGTTTTATTATTACAATCATCATCATGGCTAAGCATAAAACAATGTCGCTATTTATAG